In Crateriforma spongiae, the following proteins share a genomic window:
- a CDS encoding DUF1552 domain-containing protein: MNLNTAKIVSSRIRSLLHRRTVLRGSGVAMSLPWLSAMAGSFADDMESAAPRRMVTTTLGLGLVDGNLNPTQTGRDYAASPYLKSLDDLRDRFTVISGTSHPGVSGGHRAEASILTARPMGTTGQVRNTISLDQHVAQQFSGQTRYESLVLATSGTGSPCYTRHGAMIPPETSPSRLYEKLFVDESDAQRKRQAQKVLQSRSIMDLVGDDAKALQRELGVADRDRLDAYFTSVRELEKQMQTNQQWALQPKPSVDVPRPVDVADPNDLIQRFDVMCGMIKLALETDSTRVISLHLPAGGGVVPIDGVDQGYHSLSHHGRDEEKLTQLQRVETAIVRQWGQFMRDLAASEDSGTSLLDQTTLLMTSNLGNASNHDNRNMPVLLGGGKFRHGTHLGFDRKNNYPLPNLFVSILQQMGVPADQFATSTGTMTGLDFKVG, encoded by the coding sequence ATGAATTTGAACACTGCAAAAATCGTTTCGTCGCGAATCCGTTCTCTGCTGCATCGCCGTACGGTGTTGCGTGGAAGCGGTGTGGCGATGAGTCTGCCGTGGCTGTCGGCCATGGCGGGATCCTTCGCTGATGACATGGAAAGCGCCGCCCCACGCCGGATGGTCACCACGACGCTTGGCTTAGGCCTGGTCGACGGCAACTTGAATCCGACACAGACCGGTCGCGACTACGCGGCATCGCCGTACTTGAAATCGCTGGATGACTTGCGCGATCGATTCACGGTCATCTCGGGGACGTCGCACCCGGGCGTCAGCGGAGGCCACCGTGCCGAAGCCAGCATCTTGACCGCGCGGCCGATGGGGACGACCGGCCAGGTCCGCAACACGATCTCCCTGGACCAACACGTTGCCCAACAGTTCAGCGGACAAACCCGATACGAAAGTCTGGTTCTGGCGACGTCGGGGACGGGCAGCCCCTGTTACACCCGTCACGGTGCGATGATCCCGCCGGAAACGTCGCCATCGCGTTTGTATGAGAAACTGTTCGTCGATGAATCCGATGCTCAGCGAAAACGCCAAGCCCAAAAGGTGCTGCAAAGCCGCAGCATCATGGACTTGGTCGGTGACGACGCCAAAGCGTTGCAACGTGAATTGGGTGTCGCCGACCGCGACCGCTTAGACGCCTATTTCACCAGCGTCCGTGAACTCGAAAAACAAATGCAGACCAACCAACAATGGGCGCTGCAACCCAAACCGTCGGTGGACGTGCCGCGACCAGTGGACGTTGCCGACCCGAACGATTTGATCCAGCGATTTGATGTCATGTGCGGCATGATCAAACTGGCATTGGAAACCGATTCCACGCGGGTCATTTCGCTTCACCTGCCGGCCGGTGGCGGCGTGGTGCCGATCGACGGCGTCGACCAGGGTTATCACAGCCTGTCGCACCACGGACGTGATGAAGAAAAGCTGACTCAGCTGCAACGAGTGGAAACAGCCATCGTCCGGCAATGGGGTCAGTTCATGCGTGACTTGGCGGCCAGCGAAGATTCCGGGACCAGCCTGTTGGATCAAACGACGTTGCTGATGACCAGCAATCTGGGCAACGCGTCGAATCACGACAACCGCAACATGCCCGTGCTGTTGGGCGGCGGCAAATTCCGACACGGCACCCACCTGGGCTTTGACCGCAAGAACAACTATCCGCTGCCGAATCTGTTCGTATCCATTTTGCAGCAGATGGGTGTCCCGGCGGATCAATTTGCCACCAGCACGGGAACCATGACGGGGCTGGATTTCAAGGTCGGGTGA
- a CDS encoding ROK family protein — protein MSYFIGVDVGGTTSTICMGDHQGQLIELSDQFRTRSNDGPGATVDDIVAEILRSADRLHLSLEDFPVVTLATPGPATIDGVLHGSPNLNHPDWNHCPIREMLQEKLRETAPAIEVRYLGDGQAAALGEFAVRRGDLKIDAKLAQHTGLNLDRPNKQLDSLFMIAVGTGFGGGEVREGKVVRGRKGRAGHAGHILLPVDAFRYPQDRELKVGNTFNAVESAVSLTALTHQLAYRLKLDDWKDHPLNSVDGTDKDRAKQLRELAADGDALAIELFDDQAKALGMALLMLQYIGDYDLLVVGGGVCDLAPDVRQRYLRIAQESFYDHALDGFRDFTDIEFSDCGDSAAVIGAYVDALSANES, from the coding sequence GTGTCATATTTCATCGGCGTCGATGTGGGCGGAACAACGTCCACGATCTGCATGGGTGACCACCAGGGTCAACTGATCGAACTGTCGGATCAATTCCGCACCCGTTCCAACGACGGTCCCGGTGCGACCGTGGACGACATCGTTGCCGAAATCCTGCGTTCGGCGGATCGCCTGCATCTGTCCTTGGAAGACTTTCCGGTCGTGACCTTGGCAACGCCCGGGCCGGCCACCATCGATGGTGTGCTTCACGGGTCACCCAACCTGAACCATCCGGATTGGAACCATTGTCCGATCCGCGAAATGTTACAGGAAAAGTTGCGTGAAACCGCGCCGGCGATCGAGGTCCGCTATCTGGGCGACGGCCAGGCCGCGGCTTTGGGCGAATTCGCCGTGCGGCGTGGCGACTTGAAGATCGATGCGAAATTGGCCCAGCACACCGGGCTGAATTTGGATCGCCCCAACAAACAACTCGATTCGCTGTTCATGATCGCCGTGGGCACCGGATTTGGTGGTGGCGAAGTCCGTGAAGGCAAGGTCGTCCGCGGTCGCAAGGGTCGTGCCGGACACGCCGGACACATTCTGTTGCCGGTCGACGCCTTTCGTTATCCCCAGGATCGCGAATTGAAAGTCGGCAACACCTTCAACGCGGTCGAATCCGCGGTGTCACTGACCGCTCTGACACACCAGTTGGCTTATCGTTTGAAGCTGGACGATTGGAAGGACCATCCGCTGAACAGTGTCGACGGCACCGACAAGGACCGCGCCAAACAGCTTCGTGAATTGGCGGCCGACGGCGACGCTTTGGCCATCGAACTTTTCGACGACCAAGCCAAAGCATTGGGCATGGCGTTGTTGATGCTGCAGTACATCGGTGATTACGACCTGTTGGTCGTCGGTGGTGGCGTCTGTGACCTGGCGCCCGATGTGCGTCAACGTTACCTGCGGATCGCCCAAGAATCGTTCTACGATCATGCGTTGGACGGATTCCGGGACTTCACTGACATCGAATTTTCCGACTGTGGCGACAGCGCCGCGGTCATCGGGGCCTATGTCGACGCCTTGTCGGCAAACGAATCTTAA
- a CDS encoding YidH family protein codes for MVAPEPEKNSTDRRNDLALIRTDLANERTLLAYVRTALMFAGSGITLIKFFADLPWTRSVAWVLITAGALMLLIGIVRFIRLGRRMH; via the coding sequence ATGGTCGCACCGGAGCCGGAAAAGAACTCAACGGATCGCCGAAATGACCTGGCGTTGATCCGCACCGACTTGGCCAACGAACGCACCTTGTTGGCCTATGTGCGGACCGCGTTGATGTTCGCCGGAAGCGGGATCACGCTGATCAAGTTCTTCGCCGATCTGCCGTGGACTCGAAGCGTCGCCTGGGTGCTGATCACCGCTGGCGCACTGATGCTGTTGATTGGGATCGTGCGATTCATCCGACTCGGCCGCCGCATGCACTGA
- a CDS encoding DUF481 domain-containing protein translates to MPSLLFVTLLMVSGNLASTTSAFGQTSVPTEPWLQAPIISEPIPTPVPMPEEPVIDGQTIDFDAVIGSQAVAEAAPLQQEVIRWYQYPWRWMTQGWENHAEFGLDGSEGNADTLAIQTGLEMKRATDAYTLAIDFDYRQASSRSVLTEDNARLNIDYDRLLGDSNWSAFGKLGFEYDDFKAFDLRLNLNGGLGYYWIRNDRTSFVTRFGAGASREFGAPIDDWTPEAVFGLDAEHQLNSRNKLKGKVDYFPSWEDFSDYRLVTDLAWEILLNEAENFSLKLAVTDRYDSTPQGALANDVYYSMLLLYKF, encoded by the coding sequence TTGCCGTCTCTGCTATTCGTCACGCTTCTGATGGTTTCAGGCAATCTGGCCAGCACGACATCGGCCTTCGGTCAAACGTCGGTGCCGACCGAGCCCTGGTTGCAGGCTCCGATCATTTCCGAACCAATCCCGACCCCGGTTCCGATGCCGGAGGAACCCGTGATCGACGGGCAAACGATCGATTTTGATGCCGTCATTGGTTCGCAGGCGGTGGCCGAGGCGGCGCCGCTGCAGCAGGAGGTCATTCGATGGTACCAATACCCGTGGCGGTGGATGACGCAGGGTTGGGAAAACCACGCGGAGTTCGGTTTGGACGGCAGCGAAGGAAACGCCGACACACTGGCCATCCAAACCGGCTTGGAAATGAAACGGGCGACTGATGCGTATACCCTGGCAATCGACTTTGATTACCGCCAAGCCAGCAGCCGCAGCGTTCTGACCGAAGACAATGCGCGACTGAACATCGATTACGACCGCTTGTTAGGTGACAGCAATTGGTCGGCATTCGGCAAGTTGGGCTTTGAGTATGACGATTTCAAAGCCTTCGATTTGCGTCTGAACCTGAACGGTGGTCTCGGGTATTACTGGATCCGAAACGATCGAACTTCGTTTGTGACTCGTTTCGGTGCCGGTGCGTCGCGTGAATTCGGGGCTCCGATTGACGACTGGACTCCGGAGGCCGTGTTCGGCTTGGACGCGGAACACCAACTGAATTCGCGCAACAAACTGAAGGGCAAGGTTGATTACTTCCCCAGTTGGGAAGATTTCTCCGACTATCGCCTGGTCACCGACTTGGCGTGGGAGATCTTGCTGAACGAGGCCGAAAACTTCAGCCTGAAGCTGGCCGTGACCGACCGCTACGACAGCACTCCGCAAGGCGCGCTGGCCAATGACGTCTATTACTCGATGTTATTGCTGTACAAGTTCTGA